ACGAAAAAACCACCAAGCAATTGGTGGTTTTTTCGTTTCTTGCCTAAGCACTCGCCTTATCAGCAACTGACGCTGATTAATTCTCCTGCTCTTTAACTCGCATCTCTAAAATAAACTCACATGGATTTATTTAACCAATAAAAAAGGCCATCCGCATGGATGGCCTTTTCTAACGCTACGCGAGGTAGAAAGAATTACATCATTCCGCCCATACCACCCATGCCGCCCATATCAGGCATAGCTGGCATTGCGCCTTCTTCTTTAATGTCGGCAATCATAGCTTCAGTAGTGATCATTAAACCACCGATAGAAGCGGCTGCTTGCAGCGCAGAGCGAGTTACTTTAGCTGGGTCAAGGATACCCATAGCGATCATATCGCCGTACTCACCGCTGGCAGCGTTAAAGCCGAAGTTACCTTCGCCGTTTTTAACTTTATCAACTACCACGCTTGGCTCGTCACCGGCGTTAGAAACGATCTGACGTAACGGTGCTTCAACTGCACGGCGCAGTAAAGCAATTCCTACGTTCTGATCTTCGTTGTCGCCAGTTAGGCCTTCAATGGCTAACAGTGCGCGTACTAAAGCCACACCACCACCAGGCACTACACCTTCTTCAACCGCAGCGCGAGTAGCGTGTAACGCATCTTCAACGCGGGCTTTTTTCTCTTTCATTTCAACTTCAGTTGCTGCACCCACTTTGATCACTGCCACACCGCCGGCTAATTTAGCGAGACGCTCTTGCAGTTTCTCTTTGTCGTAGTCAGATGAAGTTTCATCGATTTGCTTACGAATCTGTGCCACACGGGCTTCGATATCCGCTTGTGCACCTGAGCCATCAATCACAGTGGTGTCGTCTTTGTTGATCACAACACGCTTAGCTTGACCTAAGTGCTCTAATGTTGTGGTGTCTAAGCTTAGACCCACTTCTTCAGAAACTACGGTACCGCCAGTTAAGATAGCAATGTCTTGCAGCATAGCTTTACGGCGATCACCGAAGCCAGGCGCTTTAACCGCTGCCACCTTAACAATGCCGCGCATGTTGTTCACTACTAAAGTCGCTAAGGCTTCACCTTCAA
The sequence above is a segment of the Thiopseudomonas alkaliphila genome. Coding sequences within it:
- the groL gene encoding chaperonin GroEL (60 kDa chaperone family; promotes refolding of misfolded polypeptides especially under stressful conditions; forms two stacked rings of heptamers to form a barrel-shaped 14mer; ends can be capped by GroES; misfolded proteins enter the barrel where they are refolded when GroES binds); translated protein: MAAKEVKFGDAGRIKMLAGVNVLADAVKATLGPKGRNVVLERSFGAPLITKDGVSVAKEIELKDRFENMGAQLVKDVASKANDEAGDGTTTATVLAQAIVNEGLKAVAAGMNPMDLKRGIDKATVAIVEQIKSLAKPCADSKAIAQVGTISANSDSSIGDIIAEAMEKVGKEGVITVEEGSGLENELSVVEGMQFDRGYLSPYFINKPDTMVAELEDPLLLLVDKKISNIRELLPVLEAVAKAGRPLLIIAEDVEGEALATLVVNNMRGIVKVAAVKAPGFGDRRKAMLQDIAILTGGTVVSEEVGLSLDTTTLEHLGQAKRVVINKDDTTVIDGSGAQADIEARVAQIRKQIDETSSDYDKEKLQERLAKLAGGVAVIKVGAATEVEMKEKKARVEDALHATRAAVEEGVVPGGGVALVRALLAIEGLTGDNEDQNVGIALLRRAVEAPLRQIVSNAGDEPSVVVDKVKNGEGNFGFNAASGEYGDMIAMGILDPAKVTRSALQAAASIGGLMITTEAMIADIKEEGAMPAMPDMGGMGGMGGMM